The genomic segment TAACATCTTCGGCGTATCTCAGAATGTTTCTTTTCACTGTGCGGCCTTTACGGCTAAAGCTGTTGATTTTGTCGAGCTTGTCTTCAACCTCTTTCCATTCGTTTTGTGGGTATAAGTAAAGGCAGGGATCAACACCGCGGAGAAGTGTGTACCGGTCTTCAGCTTCGGGACTCACAGTTTTGCGTAGCTTGGCCGGGAAAGCAACACGGCCTTTGTTATCTACACTGTGTTCATATTGCCCTTTGAAGCTTGGCACGGGTTTTCTCTATTTTTTGATTGCTAAAACTTCTGGGAAGTAAGTATTTGATTTGATGCTAACTCAACCCACTATCCCCCACTTCTCCCCACAATGTACCCTATTGCCCCCTAATATGTCAAGAAAAAAGATTTTAATTTTTTAAAAGAGATGGAGACGGTTCAGGTAAAAAACTGCCTTTATTTTATCAGAAGCCACCTTTATGTATATGAAATGCGTTTTTAAATGAAAGTGGAAGAAAGTGGGAGTAAGTTATTAAATAAGTAACTCGGTGGTTTTGAGCATCATTCACAGCCGAATCATCTTTTACGTGTATGAAATTGTCCTCCATTTAGGTTCACTTTTCGTATGGAATAGAATAAAAATAAATACCGGAGCTGTTTTATTTTCCGGAAAGACATATTAAAAGAGGAGAATAATTGAGAGAACTCTGTCTATTTCTTCGCATATACATGGTAATAGCCACTGAGACTGTTCTTCAACAGGCAGTGGAAAATAAACTACTATCAACAAAACAGAGAGGTATTTATGAGAATATTAGTCATAATCACGGGATTTGTAATCAGTTTGTTGGCGTTCACTCCGCAGGAAGCCACAGCCCAGCGAAATTTAATGCAGGATGAAGAACCTATTGAATATTCGGTAGAGGTTAACCGAGGAGCCTATCGATCAATGGTTCAGAGAGTTGGAGACCGTGGAATTTCCGAACGTGAATTTGGTGAATGGGTAGCAAAGAATAGTTCTCTTCGTAAAAGACCAGGAAGAATTAAAATTGTAAACCGGCAGATGATAACCGTTATCAACGAAAATGGACGGGTTGTTTGAGCAATCTGAAAGAAGAGTACCCGGGGATCAGTTTGTACCCGGTGATCAATTTGTGCCCGGTGATCAATTTGTGCCTGGTGATCAATTTGTGCCCAGTGGTTTACGGAGCCAGTTTATTCAATCACAGAGTGAATTGCAGAGACATTGGTACAATTTAGCCGCAGGGCATTTATGGGAATCGGAGCCAAAAGGCGATGAAGGGTACGTTATATTTTTTACTGTTACACCAGATGCTGACAGCTTTGAACAGCCAGTAAAACCAGGTGGTGTTGCATTTGTTGTTTGGATCTGAAAAAGCTACAAGATCTCATTGTATTACAAAATATGACAGGTCAGGATAGTATTCGAAGAAGGTCGTAAAAGCGAACAGTACAAAACTTAGTTATCAATTCATCTTTAAAAAACCGGGATTAAAAAATTCCGGTTTTTCTTTGAATTAGCTGGTGAGGACAATAAAACAGACACCGACTGGCGCAAGTGTTAAGCGAAGCGTCACTTGTGCCCCTTTCCTTTTGTAAAAAACATGGGCAGAAGTGACATCCTTGACTTACGGATGGTAGAATCATTCTTCCTGGAAGACAAACCCTGCATTATTTCAATGTATGCTTTCAAATACCGGATTTAACACTTGTGCCAGGTGGGTCTTAAATTTAAATGAACGACTTTAATGCAATCTTTCGCATGTATATGTAGAGACAAATTGTAAATAGGAATATGAACATTCAACCATTCTAAAAATGAAAAATCTCACTTCAATTTTACTGTTGATCTTTTTTACTACAATATTGTTTTCAGAGGTGCATGCCCAGGAGAGGGTGAAGTCTGAGAAATATGTCATGCAAACGGATCAGCTGATCCGGCAAGTAAAGAATATTCAAACTTATCTTAGCAGAGAAACTAAATTTAAAAAAGCTTTTCCAGATGCAAGTAAAAAAATTGAAGAACATAGTTTCGCAAGAACCAGCTATTTTTTAAAAGCAAAGAAAGCGTTTCAAAATGATGAGATGGAAGTTGCAGTGAAATCACTCCGGTCAGCCCGGGAGATTATTAAGGGTGATGTCGGCCTGCTGAGGGAAGTTAGGGATCGGGAGGTAACATCAGAGATCCTGAGGCTTGAAAGAGAGTTGGGCAGAAGTGTTGACAGTATGCTTCGGGATTTTTGATATATTAATGCATAGCTGTCCAAGACATTTAAAGAATGAGAAGAAATCTGTCTTTTATATCTCTGAAAGAAGGTATTTATAAGATAACAAAACCAAACCCCTTAATTGAGGTTTTCTAACAGCTAATCATATTGATCAGCATTGTATCTGTTTGGCGATCTGTAAATAAAAATCGAACCACTGGTAAAACCGGTGTGTCACCCTCACCCCTTCGCCCCTCTCCCGCGGGAGAGGGGTTGGGGGAGAGGGCGAAACGATGAATGGTCTTGAACCGAGCGTCTTTTCGCACTAA from the Balneolaceae bacterium genome contains:
- the mraZ gene encoding division/cell wall cluster transcriptional repressor MraZ, which produces MPSFKGQYEHSVDNKGRVAFPAKLRKTVSPEAEDRYTLLRGVDPCLYLYPQNEWKEVEDKLDKINSFSRKGRTVKRNILRYAEDVTLDKQHRISLPQHLKEWSQIDGTAIFIGSGERIELWSPEKLDEIDSMLDDEAYADLFEEVMGDEEESGD